Proteins from a genomic interval of Trachemys scripta elegans isolate TJP31775 chromosome 25, CAS_Tse_1.0, whole genome shotgun sequence:
- the LOC117870057 gene encoding LOW QUALITY PROTEIN: zinc finger protein 154-like (The sequence of the model RefSeq protein was modified relative to this genomic sequence to represent the inferred CDS: substituted 2 bases at 2 genomic stop codons), translating into MNCQETQKDLKESTSQEKILREKRENICSECGKNFNYHSALIXHEIIHTKERPYECCECEKSFNHTSALIRHQXIHRGDRPYEFWECGKSFTQSSDLSTHQRIHTGERPYECGECRKSFNYRSALLSHQRIHTGERPYECCECGKSFTQRSALISHQRIHTGERPYECCECGKSFTRSSNLTTHQRIHTGERPYECSECGKSFTDISSLISHQRVHMGEKSFECCECGKSFSQSSTHITHHRIHTGQRPYECCECGKSFTQSSGLM; encoded by the coding sequence ATGAATTGTCAGGAAACTCAAAAGGACCTCAAGGAAAGTACATCCCAGGAGAAAATCctcagggaaaagagagagaatatatgcagtgagtgtgggaaaaacttcaatTACCACTCAGCCCTTATTTGACATGAGATAATCCATACAAAAGAGAGACcgtatgaatgctgtgagtgtgagAAAAGCTTCAATCATACCTCAGCCCTTATTAGACATCAGTGAATACACAGAGGAGACAGACCCTATGAATTCTgggagtgcgggaaaagcttcactcagagctcaGACCTTTCTAcccatcagagaatccatacgggggagagaccctatgaatgcggTGAGTGCAGGAAAAGCTTCAATTACCGCTCAGCCCTTCTCtctcatcagagaatccacacaggagagcgacCCTAcgaatgctgtgagtgcgggaaaagcttcactcagagaTCAGCCCTTATCtctcatcagagaatccacacgggagagcgaCCTTATGAATGCtgcgagtgtgggaaaagcttcactcgaAGCTCAAACCTTACTacacatcagaggatccacacaggagagagaccctacgaatgcagtgagtgcgggaaaagtttCACTGACATCTCCTCCCTTATCTCTCATCAGAGAGTCCACATGGGAGAGAAATCCTtcgaatgctgtgagtgtgggaaaagcttctcTCAGAGCTCAACCCATATTACACATCACAGAATCCACACAGGacagagaccctatgaatgctgcgagtgtgggaaaagcttcactcagagctcaGGCCTTATGTAG